GATTTGAACAAAGCTTTCAAATTTTGCATTTTTATCGCTTTTTAATTCCACTATGGTTTTTTTATGAAGCGAAGAAATGGCATCGCTTAAGCCTTTTAAATCTGTAGTTTTATCGTCTAGATAGAAAATATTGTTTTCATCAATGCTAATGGATAATTTTTTTTCATCATTGTTAAGACTTAGAGCATTTTCGCTAACGGGTAGATTGATTTCAATTTTGCCATGAGCAATGAAAGTTGAAATACTAAGAATGATAGCAAGTAAAACAAGCATTATATCTATGAAAGGAACTATATTTAACCCTTCATTTTTAGGTAGTTTAAGCATTTTTACTTACCTTATAAGCATTGCTTAAAAGCGAAACCTTACGAAGCAAGGCATTATAAGCCATTAAGGCAGGTATAGCGACTAAAAGTCCTAAAGCTGTGGCTTTAAGAGCTAAAGAAAGTCCTACGACTATGGATTTAACATCTATATTTCCTGCTATTCCCATTTCGTAAAAAGTGATCATAATTCCTACAACAGTTCCTAAAAGTCCTATGTAAGGAGCATTAGAATAAATGATATAAATGGTAGTTAAATTCTCGCTAATTGCATCATCAAATTGCTCTTGATTTTCATAATTTTTAAAATCTATTTTTCTAAAAAATAATACTCTTTCAATTACGCACCAAAAAGCTATAAATGCCATAACTCCTAAAATTATAAAGATAATTAAATCAATATAATCTTTTAAAAATTCCATCTTTAACTCCATAATTTGATTAAATTTTGGCGATTATACTACAATAAAAATAAAATTATAATTAATATTAATTATCATAATTTTTTAAATAATCATAATTTCACAAGCCTTTGGCTTAAAAATTTAGGTTATAATTTTTTAAATACTTTAACCCTTAAGGAAAAGCATGCAAGAAAATCATAATTTTATTTCTTTTGTTCTTCTTGATGAAGCCAAGTTTGATTTTTTGAAATTAAAAAAGATACTCGAAGATGATTTTGATATATGGATTGCTGATGAAAATTTTACTCAAGATGGAGTGATTTTTTCTTTTAAAAATATGCTCATTACTTTAAATTTGATTAAAAATCCCATACCCAACAACGAAGCAGAATATTATGCTAATTTTAACTTTATGTGGAAAGATGCTTTAGAGCAAACCCAAAAACATAAAGCACATCTTCTTATATCTGTTTTAAGTCAGAGTGAAACAAAATTAGATCAAGCTAAACTTTTTACTCAAATATCATCTGTGTGTTTGCAAGATAAGCATGCTTTGGGATTTTATACAGGAGGAGTTGTTTTAGAGCCTAAGTTTTATATAGAAAATGCAAAAATGCTAGAAGATAATCGCTTGCCTGTTTATAATTGGATTTATGTAAGCGTTTATCCAGGTGATAATGGCAATAATGCCTATACCTATGGTCTTAGAAATTTCGATAAATTAGAGCTTGAGGTTTGTGATGCAAATATAGAAGAAAAAGAGCTTTTCTTCACTTTGTATGACATTATTTTGCATATTTTAACTTATGATTTAACTTTAAAAGATAATGATACTTTAAAATTTGAAGATGGTAGAATACTTTCTTTTAAGAAAAGTCAAGGCATGGGCGTTGAAAATGAGAGTTTAAAAATTATTTTTTAGTTTCACATTCACTTCACAAAGATAAGTTAAACTTCTCTCAACCAAAACACAAACAAAAAGGAGAAAAAATGAAATTGAAATTAGGTTTAGCGGCTTTATTGGGTGCTACGGTGCTTTTTGCTAGAGATATAATTGTTCCTGCGAGTGAACTTCCAAGAAATGCACAAGATTTTATATCTAAGAATTTTAAAACAGCACAAATTGCTTTAGTAAAAAAAGATATAGATTCTTATGATGTGACTTTAAATGATGGAACAGAAATTGACTTTATTATCACTGGAGAGTGGAAAGATGTAGATGGAAAATACAAAGCTCTACCAAATAGCATTTTACCAAATATTATGCCAAAAATCAGTGCTTCGTCAAATGCTCAAATCATAGAAGTAAGCAAAGAAATCAACGGATATAAATTTGAATTAAGCAATCAATTGAAAATTTATACTGATGCACAGGGTAATATCTTAGGACAAAAATTTGATTATTAATTTTAAAAGCATGTAAATTTGGAGACTTTATGTTTCCAAATTTTTAAATGAGTTTAAAAATTTCTCTTTGTTAATCCAATATGGTTTTTTATATAAAAAACCATCTTCAAAATTTACTTGAATTAAATCTTAAAATATAATTTTAATAAGACTAATATTTTACAAAATGTTACATAAATTAAAGAAAAATGCTAGGAATTTAGATTTTTTGCTTGGTAAGTGTGTTAAAATAAGCTTAATTTTGCGATATCAAATTTTAAGGAAAATGTATGAATACTCCTAAGTGGACTCGTTATGACACGAGATGGGTTTTATCTCTTTTTGGAACCGCTGTGGGTGCGGGGATATTATTTTTGCCTATTAAGGCAGGTGTGGGTGGTTTTTGGCCGGTTATTGCAATGGCTGTGATTATTTTTCCAATGGTTTATCTAAGTCATAGAGCTTTAAGTCGTTTTGTAAGCCAAGCAAATGGTAATGATAAAGACATTACTCATGCTGCTGAGGAATATTTTGGTAGAGGGGTGAGTATTTTTATTTCTGTGCTTTATTTCTTTGCTATTTTTCCAATTTGTTTAGCGTATTGTGTGGGTATAACCAATACTTTTGAAAGTTTTATCTATCATCAATTTTTACCTCTTTTAAATTCAGAGGGTGTATTTGCGGATATCATTCGTGCTATGTATGAGGTAAGCGCAGATGATAAAGGAAAAGTTGTAGCGAGTTTATTCCCTTTTTATCGCTTGCTTTTAGCTTTTATTTTAGTAAGTATTTTTATGCTTATCATGCTTTTTAGTGAAGAATTGATTACTAAAGTGTGTGAATGGCTTGTGTATCCTTTGTGTGCTATTTTATTTATATTTTCTTTATATCTTATCCCACAATGGTCGTTTGAAAGCTTTAGTGCTATTCCTGGGGTAAAAGAATTTATTACTATAGTGTGGCTGACTTTGCCGGTTTTGGTGTTTTCTTTTAATCACTCGCCCGCTATTTCTACTTTTTCTTTAAGTGTAAAAAGACAATACAAAGAACATGCCGTAGAAAAAGCTGATCAAATTTTATTTAGAACTTCTACAATGCTACTCTTTTTCGTTATGTTTTTTGTGATATCTTGCGTACTTTCTTTAAGTCCTGCAGAGCTTAATGAAGCTAGAGCACAAAATATACCTGTGCTTTCTTATTTTGCAAATAAGCTTGATAATCCTTTTATTTCCTATGGTGGTCCATTGATTGCATTTTTAGCGATTTCTAGTTCATTTTTTGGACATTATTTTGGTGCTAGAGAGGGTGCTTATGGTATAGTAAGAAAATGTTGCAAATTAGCAGGTAGTGAAAATCCTGATTTGAAAAAAATTGCTATTTATTCAACTTTAGTTATGTATATTATTATGCTAATTACTGCTTATATCAATCCTAGTATTTTAGGTTTTATTGAAAGTTTAGGCGGTCCAATTATCGCAGCAATCTTATTTTTAATGCCAATTATTGCAATTTATACGGTTTCAAAAATGAAAAAATTCCAAAATAAAGCTTTAGATGCTTTTGTTTTTGTTACAGGTGTTTTAACAATTATCACCGTAATTTATACTTTTTAAGGTGTAGCGAATGAGTAATTTAAATATTTTTAAAATAGGTGTAGGTCCTTCATCATCGCATACTTTAGGACCTATGCTTGCAGGAAATTTATTTTGTAAAAAAATTGCTAAAAAATTAGAAAAAATTGAAAAAATTCAAATCATTCTTTATGGCTCTTTATCTTTAACAGGCAAAGGACATTTAAGTGATAAAGCCGTTATTTGGGGCTTGAATGCTTTAGAAGCTAAAAATTTGAGTGCAGCTATACAAGAAGAAGTTAATAAAAATGCCACTGACAAGGGGAAGATCAATCTATGCGGAGAAAAAGAGCTTCGATTTGATTATGAAAAAGATTTAATTTTTTCTAAAGATTTTTTGCCTTTGCATGAAAATGGTATGCAAATTCAAGCTTTTAATGCTAGCGGTGAGATCGTGGATCAAGAAACTTACTATTCTATAGGCGGTGGTTTTGTTTTAACGGCTGCGGAATTGGAAAAGAGAAATAAAGGGATATCCCAAGGCAGAAAGAAAAAACTAGATATAGAGCTTAATAATGCAAAGCAAGCCTTAGAACTTTGTGAAAAAAGAGATTGGGATTTGGCCGAACTTTCTTATAGATATGAGTTGCAATTTCATACGAAAGAAGAAATAAGATCGTATTGTCTAGAAATTTGGGAAGTGATGCAAGAAGTGTATTACAATGGCACACATCCAAACGAGGATTATTTACCGGGAAAACTTCACTTAAAGCGTAGAGCAAAGGGTCTTAAAGAAAGGGTTACAATGACTGCTGATCCTATGGGGATTATTGATTTTATCTCTTTATATGCTATTGCTATTGCTGAAGAGAATGCAAGTGGAGCAAAGGTTGTAACTGCTCCTACTAATGGAGCTTGTGCAGTAATTCCTGCTGTTATGCTTTATCTTAAAAATCATACCATAGGTTTTAATGATGAAAAGGCAATCGAATTTTTATTAGTAGCTATGCTTATAGGTTCTTTTTATAAGAAAAATGCAAGTATTAGCGGGGCAGAGGCAGGTTGTCAGGCTGAAATAGGCAGTGCAAGTTCTATGGCAGCAGGAGCAATGGCTACGGTTTTAGGAGCTAACGCTTTTAAGGCTTGTAATGCTGCTGAAATGGCAATGGAGCATCATTTAGGACTTACTTGTGATCCCGTAGGGGGTTTGGTTCAAATTCCATGTATTGAAAGAAACGCTTTTGGAGCGATAAAAGCCATCAGTGCAGCTAGAATGGCAATGACACGCAAATCCATTCCTATAGTCAGTCTTGATGAGGTGATAGAAACTATGTATGAAACCGGCAAGGATATGAATTATAAATATAAAGAAACTTCTTTAGGCGGACTTGCTACAAATTTAAAAACAGTGTGCTAAGATTTTACTTCGCACACTTTTAATAGATAAATTTTTTAGAAAATTTAAGGTATTTTGTTTATTTCTTTGTGTATTTTTTCATTCTTTGGGTTAAAAATTCCTTCATTTCTTCTTTGCTAAAACTTTTTAAGATACGAATTTGTTTAAAAAGTAAGCCAAGGTTAATGATACCCATAACTAAAAGCAACAAGCAAATCATCAAAAAAACAAGATCGATGGCACCAAATTCATTGATGGCAGCCAAGCTTGCAAAAAATACACTCGCTAAAAATAAAAAAGTTAAAAGCAAGACTTGTTTTAATTTTGCTTCAGCAAAATTATCACTATTTTGAGTGAAATTTCTAAAAAGTATGATTTTTTTGCCTAAATTTGAAATTAAAATTTCATCATTTTCTTTAAATAAATTTTCTTTCAAACTTTGATAAAAAAAGATTTCGTTGTTTAAATTTAGCTCATCTTTGAAGCTTGCTAGCGTATAATCTTTA
The window above is part of the Campylobacter coli genome. Proteins encoded here:
- the exbD gene encoding TonB system transport protein ExbD — protein: MLKLPKNEGLNIVPFIDIMLVLLAIILSISTFIAHGKIEINLPVSENALSLNNDEKKLSISIDENNIFYLDDKTTDLKGLSDAISSLHKKTIVELKSDKNAKFESFVQIIDLLKAKEHENFQIITEKNR
- the exbB gene encoding TonB-system energizer ExbB, with translation MEFLKDYIDLIIFIILGVMAFIAFWCVIERVLFFRKIDFKNYENQEQFDDAISENLTTIYIIYSNAPYIGLLGTVVGIMITFYEMGIAGNIDVKSIVVGLSLALKATALGLLVAIPALMAYNALLRKVSLLSNAYKVSKNA
- a CDS encoding aromatic amino acid transport family protein — its product is MNTPKWTRYDTRWVLSLFGTAVGAGILFLPIKAGVGGFWPVIAMAVIIFPMVYLSHRALSRFVSQANGNDKDITHAAEEYFGRGVSIFISVLYFFAIFPICLAYCVGITNTFESFIYHQFLPLLNSEGVFADIIRAMYEVSADDKGKVVASLFPFYRLLLAFILVSIFMLIMLFSEELITKVCEWLVYPLCAILFIFSLYLIPQWSFESFSAIPGVKEFITIVWLTLPVLVFSFNHSPAISTFSLSVKRQYKEHAVEKADQILFRTSTMLLFFVMFFVISCVLSLSPAELNEARAQNIPVLSYFANKLDNPFISYGGPLIAFLAISSSFFGHYFGAREGAYGIVRKCCKLAGSENPDLKKIAIYSTLVMYIIMLITAYINPSILGFIESLGGPIIAAILFLMPIIAIYTVSKMKKFQNKALDAFVFVTGVLTIITVIYTF
- a CDS encoding DUF4261 domain-containing protein, with the protein product MQENHNFISFVLLDEAKFDFLKLKKILEDDFDIWIADENFTQDGVIFSFKNMLITLNLIKNPIPNNEAEYYANFNFMWKDALEQTQKHKAHLLISVLSQSETKLDQAKLFTQISSVCLQDKHALGFYTGGVVLEPKFYIENAKMLEDNRLPVYNWIYVSVYPGDNGNNAYTYGLRNFDKLELEVCDANIEEKELFFTLYDIILHILTYDLTLKDNDTLKFEDGRILSFKKSQGMGVENESLKIIF
- a CDS encoding PepSY-like domain-containing protein; the encoded protein is MKLKLGLAALLGATVLFARDIIVPASELPRNAQDFISKNFKTAQIALVKKDIDSYDVTLNDGTEIDFIITGEWKDVDGKYKALPNSILPNIMPKISASSNAQIIEVSKEINGYKFELSNQLKIYTDAQGNILGQKFDY
- a CDS encoding L-serine ammonia-lyase; its protein translation is MSNLNIFKIGVGPSSSHTLGPMLAGNLFCKKIAKKLEKIEKIQIILYGSLSLTGKGHLSDKAVIWGLNALEAKNLSAAIQEEVNKNATDKGKINLCGEKELRFDYEKDLIFSKDFLPLHENGMQIQAFNASGEIVDQETYYSIGGGFVLTAAELEKRNKGISQGRKKKLDIELNNAKQALELCEKRDWDLAELSYRYELQFHTKEEIRSYCLEIWEVMQEVYYNGTHPNEDYLPGKLHLKRRAKGLKERVTMTADPMGIIDFISLYAIAIAEENASGAKVVTAPTNGACAVIPAVMLYLKNHTIGFNDEKAIEFLLVAMLIGSFYKKNASISGAEAGCQAEIGSASSMAAGAMATVLGANAFKACNAAEMAMEHHLGLTCDPVGGLVQIPCIERNAFGAIKAISAARMAMTRKSIPIVSLDEVIETMYETGKDMNYKYKETSLGGLATNLKTVC